In Flavobacteriaceae bacterium, the following proteins share a genomic window:
- a CDS encoding molybdenum cofactor guanylyltransferase: MKDKKDITGIILAGGQSSRMGTDKGLLHFKNKPFILYSIEALTPLVNDIIIVSNNPDYDIFNLNRVNDAIENAGPLAGLYSGLLHSKTEDNLVLSCDVPLINSTVLNIIADNLEDEFDVVQVESKGKSMPIIAAYKKRCMSKCLALLDDGERRLRNAVKQFKTKTIPLESDLHYCTMNINTPNELETIKIINV; encoded by the coding sequence ATGAAAGATAAAAAAGACATAACAGGTATAATTCTCGCAGGAGGACAAAGCTCAAGAATGGGAACCGATAAAGGGTTACTCCATTTTAAGAACAAACCTTTTATTTTATATAGTATTGAGGCTTTAACACCTTTGGTAAATGATATTATTATCGTAAGCAATAATCCTGATTATGATATTTTTAATCTCAATCGCGTTAACGACGCTATTGAAAATGCAGGGCCATTAGCAGGCTTATATTCTGGTTTATTGCATTCTAAAACGGAAGACAATTTGGTACTTAGTTGTGATGTCCCGCTAATAAACAGTACAGTTTTAAATATAATTGCTGATAATTTAGAGGATGAATTTGATGTTGTTCAGGTAGAAAGCAAAGGTAAATCAATGCCAATAATTGCCGCTTATAAAAAACGATGCATGTCTAAATGTTTAGCTTTATTAGATGATGGAGAACGACGTCTTCGCAATGCTGTAAAACAGTTTAAGACTAAGACTATTCCACTAGAATCTGACTTGCATTATTGCACAATGAATATTAACACACCAAATGAATTAGAAACCATTAAAATTATAAACGTGTGA
- a CDS encoding MoaD/ThiS family protein: MTITIKYFGLLSEVTQCNEEVIECTKTSISGLLNILFNKHPELKHKDFQVAQHQEIASKEDLISSNEIALLPPFAGG; encoded by the coding sequence GTGACCATAACTATTAAATATTTCGGATTGCTTTCAGAAGTCACTCAATGTAATGAAGAGGTTATAGAATGCACAAAAACTTCTATCTCGGGATTACTAAATATCCTTTTTAACAAGCACCCTGAGTTAAAACATAAAGATTTTCAAGTTGCTCAACATCAAGAAATAGCTTCAAAAGAAGATCTTATCTCTAGTAATGAAATTGCATTATTACCACCTTTTGCAGGTGGATAA
- the moeB gene encoding molybdopterin-synthase adenylyltransferase MoeB has protein sequence MNRYSRHILLPEIGQSGQNKISNAKVLVIGSGGLGCPILQYLTAAGVGTIGIVDFDNVDITNLQRQVLFGESSLGDNKALAAKKQLQDLNPTITINAYPEKLTSDNALNLCNQYDIIVDGTDNFSSRYLINDSAILTDKPLVYGAIYKFEGQVSVFNYKNGPSYRCLFPNPPQEGTMLNCSEIGVLGVLPGIIGTMQANEVLKIILGLGNTLSGQLLCYNALNSSTTTLKLKRSGSEIKKVLDQKEQFINIHKNEINCELPVLEISIEDALQKEQLQFIDVREFHEQPKLDDHLNPIEIPLSILHNHLDKINQDSEVVVFCQSGIRSKKAISILQEHNIKNCYSLKGGVFAFLEHTSH, from the coding sequence ATGAATAGATATAGCAGACATATTTTGCTTCCAGAAATCGGACAATCTGGACAAAACAAAATCTCTAATGCCAAAGTGTTGGTTATTGGATCTGGTGGGTTAGGTTGTCCTATTCTACAGTATTTAACTGCAGCAGGAGTTGGCACTATCGGGATTGTTGATTTTGACAATGTGGATATCACCAACCTTCAACGTCAGGTTTTATTTGGCGAATCTTCTTTAGGTGATAATAAAGCATTAGCTGCAAAAAAGCAATTACAAGATTTAAACCCTACGATTACCATTAACGCATATCCTGAGAAATTAACTTCAGATAACGCTTTAAATTTGTGCAATCAGTATGATATTATTGTAGATGGCACCGATAATTTTTCAAGTCGTTATTTAATTAATGACAGTGCTATACTTACTGATAAGCCCCTAGTTTATGGAGCCATTTACAAATTTGAAGGACAAGTCTCTGTATTTAATTACAAAAATGGCCCAAGTTATCGTTGTTTGTTTCCAAATCCGCCACAAGAAGGCACTATGCTTAATTGTTCAGAAATTGGAGTTTTAGGAGTTTTACCGGGTATTATAGGAACAATGCAAGCAAATGAAGTGCTAAAAATCATTTTAGGTTTAGGCAATACTTTAAGTGGGCAATTACTTTGTTACAATGCTTTAAATAGCAGCACTACAACACTAAAACTAAAGCGATCAGGTTCCGAAATTAAAAAGGTTCTGGATCAAAAAGAGCAGTTCATTAACATTCATAAAAATGAAATCAATTGTGAATTACCTGTTCTTGAAATCTCTATTGAAGATGCGCTTCAAAAAGAACAGCTTCAATTTATAGATGTTCGTGAATTCCATGAACAACCTAAGTTAGACGACCATTTAAATCCAATTGAAATTCCGCTAAGTATACTTCACAATCATTTAGATAAAATAAATCAAGACTCAGAAGTTGTGGTATTCTGTCAGTCGGGAATTCGAAGTAAAAAAGCAATATCTATTTTACAGGAACACAATATAAAAAATTGTTATAGTTTAAAAGGAGGCGTATTTGCTTTCTTAGAACACACAAGTCATTAA
- a CDS encoding molybdenum cofactor biosynthesis protein MoaE, which produces MKNVFKHGAIPASFIGESIAKHQSKTGIGAHNIFLGQVRADTINNKTVSAIEYTAYEEMANTKFAEVREATFEKFNLTCMHIYHSLGTVKTGEICMFVFVSSLRRKEVFKAIEYVVNEIKDKVPVFGKEIFEDETHQWKVNS; this is translated from the coding sequence TTGAAAAACGTTTTTAAGCATGGTGCCATTCCAGCATCATTTATAGGTGAATCTATTGCAAAACATCAATCTAAAACAGGGATTGGTGCACATAATATTTTTTTAGGTCAAGTACGCGCAGATACCATTAATAATAAAACGGTTTCCGCAATTGAGTATACAGCTTATGAAGAGATGGCCAATACAAAGTTTGCAGAAGTACGTGAAGCTACTTTTGAGAAGTTTAATTTAACCTGTATGCACATCTATCATAGTTTAGGAACTGTAAAAACAGGTGAAATTTGCATGTTCGTTTTTGTATCCTCGCTAAGACGAAAAGAAGTTTTTAAAGCGATTGAATATGTAGTAAATGAAATAAAAGATAAAGTTCCTGTATTTGGAAAAGAGATTTTTGAAGATGAAACACATCAATGGAAGGTTAATAGTTGA
- a CDS encoding bifunctional molybdenum cofactor biosynthesis protein MoaC/MoaB: MVDITHKTNTLRIATAQAIIKVSSIETIQAIQNKTVPKGDVFAMSKAAGLLGVKKTPDLLPDCHPLPIEYTGIEYNINDLEITILCTIKTIYKTGVEVEAMHGASVVALNMYDMLKPIDKGVEIHHIKLLEKKGGKSDYKDSFRKDITAAVIVCSDTISAGQKEDKAGKAIISKLEACDVSISDYIIIPDEKEIIQNKAKYYQEQNIDLIIYTGGTGLSKRDVTPEALKPILDRNIPGIEEAIRSYGQDRIPYSMLSRSVAGTLKDSLVLALPGSTNGAKESMDSIFPAVLHIFRILKGARHD; the protein is encoded by the coding sequence ATGGTAGACATTACACATAAAACTAATACTTTAAGAATTGCAACAGCTCAGGCAATTATAAAAGTTAGCAGCATAGAAACTATTCAGGCCATACAGAACAAAACTGTTCCTAAAGGAGATGTTTTTGCAATGAGTAAAGCTGCGGGGTTATTAGGTGTTAAAAAAACTCCTGATTTGCTCCCCGATTGCCATCCATTACCAATTGAATATACAGGAATTGAATATAATATTAACGATCTAGAAATTACTATACTATGTACAATTAAAACCATTTACAAAACTGGGGTTGAAGTTGAAGCGATGCACGGAGCTAGTGTAGTAGCATTAAATATGTATGATATGCTAAAACCGATAGATAAAGGTGTTGAGATTCATCATATAAAATTACTAGAAAAGAAAGGTGGTAAATCTGATTATAAAGATTCTTTTAGAAAAGACATTACTGCTGCTGTTATTGTATGTTCTGATACTATTTCTGCAGGTCAAAAAGAAGATAAAGCGGGAAAAGCGATTATTTCAAAATTAGAAGCTTGCGATGTTTCTATTTCAGATTATATTATTATTCCAGATGAAAAAGAGATCATTCAGAATAAAGCAAAATACTATCAAGAACAGAATATAGATTTAATTATTTATACTGGTGGCACAGGTTTATCAAAACGTGATGTTACTCCAGAAGCTCTAAAACCTATCTTGGATCGTAATATTCCTGGAATAGAAGAGGCGATTCGTAGTTATGGACAAGATCGTATTCCATATTCAATGTTATCCAGAAGTGTTGCAGGCACACTTAAAGATAGTTTAGTTTTGGCATTACCTGGGTCTACAAACGGCGCCAAAGAATCTATGGATTCTATTTTTCCTGCGGTGTTACATATTTTTAGAATTTTAAAAGGTGCAAGACACGATTAA
- the moaA gene encoding GTP 3',8-cyclase MoaA — translation MKQKSHILTDTFKRAHSYLRISLTERCNLRCSYCMPAEGIPLSPKSHLMNFDEIYTIAKTFVGHGVTKIRLTGGEPLVRKDAAKIIERLASLPVELSITTNAVTVDRFIDVFKVNGIKNINVSLDSLNAEKFKEITRRSYFEKVYNNILLLVSEGFNVKLNAVLMKGFNDNEIIDFINFTKDNTINVRFIEFMPFDGNKWDLKKMVSYKEVMNYVSDTFEKKDIIRLQDTPNDTSKNYKIEGYKGSFAIISSVTNPFCDSCNRIRLTANGQLKNCLFSATESDLLTPLREGKSIEPIIQKAIQAKFKMRGGMDTIEKLQEPKLHSKNRSMITIGG, via the coding sequence ATGAAACAAAAAAGTCACATATTAACAGATACTTTTAAAAGAGCACATAGCTATTTGCGAATCTCATTAACAGAGCGTTGTAACTTGCGCTGCTCATATTGTATGCCTGCAGAAGGAATTCCGTTATCTCCAAAATCTCATCTCATGAACTTTGATGAAATTTATACCATTGCTAAAACTTTTGTCGGCCATGGAGTGACCAAGATCCGACTTACTGGTGGTGAACCTTTAGTTCGTAAAGATGCAGCAAAAATTATTGAAAGGTTAGCTAGCTTACCTGTAGAATTATCTATTACCACAAATGCAGTGACTGTAGATCGTTTTATTGATGTTTTTAAAGTCAACGGCATTAAAAATATTAATGTGAGCTTAGATTCTTTAAATGCAGAAAAATTTAAAGAGATTACTCGTAGAAGTTATTTCGAAAAAGTATACAACAACATCTTATTATTAGTTTCTGAAGGATTTAATGTAAAACTAAATGCAGTTTTAATGAAAGGGTTTAATGATAATGAAATCATTGATTTTATAAACTTCACAAAAGATAATACGATTAATGTACGATTTATTGAATTTATGCCTTTTGATGGCAATAAATGGGATTTAAAGAAGATGGTGTCCTATAAAGAAGTGATGAATTATGTTAGTGATACTTTTGAAAAGAAAGATATTATTCGCTTACAAGATACACCTAACGATACTTCTAAAAACTATAAAATAGAAGGTTACAAAGGTTCTTTTGCTATTATTAGTTCTGTGACTAATCCCTTTTGTGATAGCTGCAATCGTATTCGATTAACAGCTAATGGTCAATTAAAAAACTGTTTATTTTCTGCTACAGAATCTGATCTTCTAACGCCACTTCGTGAAGGAAAATCGATTGAGCCCATTATTCAAAAAGCCATACAAGCAAAATTTAAAATGCGTGGCGGAATGGATACTATAGAAAAATTACAAGAGCCAAAATTGCATTCAAAAAATAGAAGTATGATTACTATTGGAGGGTAG
- a CDS encoding T9SS C-terminal target domain-containing protein — MKKILSLVLIILININLNAQEQITDFKSQIGDKSSSPSNFIEFNESIYFTATTESFGREIWKTNGNTDNAVLLKDINPGNDNGIISPSFVILNNLIYFIASDGTSSGELWQTDGTTQGTFKVTNFINSNTSGLTLVNNEFFFLTQTSDSSLQRLWKSNGTSSGTIVVKEDIPASSSGYKGKLNDLFMFSVRVPSTNGSKVWRSDGTELGTYSLTDALGGNGSGSGGTSFLSQYINFNNELYFIVRSSSIFGTNSVGIMKTDGTIANTVPVKGIHNGSNAGGTTGIINYGSEILLDNKLYFSFFQKDFNRLFIWETDGTEINTNKIYDLNNSTYFIPSELSKKNNSLIFCSGNASGGTSLFDLNVINSILTEIKELANNTPSPRFFSPTNSFTKIDQINSNQFFIDVSLDRSISTKIGWVSDFTTSFTSRATYLDQVRSVFSFNDLIYFSKSSTMEGFELWRSDGSQSNTLLIDNINKSNFGLSPTTSISVLNKSLIFNTNDGLIGDELWIYNTNNSELNLLKDINIGPNSSTPRELTLYNNNIFFSANDNINGNELWKTDGSASGTLIAHNINQNNTSSIPRFLKEFNNSLYFIARRDNLFYLFKKTESELITLKDLGQDFSGGAISATQLETSGNYIYFSTISGTLWRSDGTESGTIILKTFNDIGKMIDVNGTLYFPTSSSETNGEIELHKSDGTIAGTVLVKNIEPGFSAFPTNLTNVNGVIYFSAETSNEGRELWKSDGTENGTIQVTDINPGVSGSISNPQSTAVITFAIDQSFNVLENEVFFNANDNVNGSELWKSDGTESGTLLVKDINSGSTGSNPSEMTVINNELYFQAYDQENGTELWKSDGSTAGTTLISNILPGNQSSLPSNILAIDNDLFFAAETINDGRQIWKFRNGVTLSTSEFSNNELISIYPNPARDLIHINTRSQIDKMNIYDLNGRLIKSYFPTSNSIDIAEINPGMYLMVYVINGTTNTKKVIKI, encoded by the coding sequence ATGAAGAAAATATTAAGCTTAGTATTAATCATACTTATTAATATTAATTTAAATGCTCAAGAGCAAATTACTGATTTCAAATCACAAATAGGAGATAAAAGTTCTTCTCCTTCAAATTTTATTGAATTTAACGAATCTATATATTTTACAGCAACTACCGAAAGTTTTGGAAGAGAAATATGGAAAACTAATGGAAATACTGATAACGCTGTTCTTTTAAAAGATATAAATCCTGGAAATGATAATGGTATTATTTCACCAAGCTTTGTTATCTTAAATAATTTAATATACTTTATTGCTAGCGATGGTACTTCTTCAGGTGAATTATGGCAAACGGACGGAACGACTCAAGGAACTTTTAAAGTTACAAATTTCATAAATTCTAACACTTCCGGTTTAACTTTAGTAAATAACGAGTTTTTTTTTCTTACCCAAACAAGTGATTCTTCTCTACAGAGGCTATGGAAAAGCAATGGAACAAGCTCAGGAACAATTGTTGTAAAAGAAGACATTCCAGCTAGCTCTTCAGGTTATAAAGGAAAGTTAAACGATCTTTTTATGTTTAGCGTTAGAGTTCCAAGTACAAACGGATCAAAGGTTTGGAGAAGCGATGGTACAGAACTAGGAACCTATTCTCTAACGGATGCCTTAGGAGGAAATGGCTCAGGCTCTGGAGGCACTTCTTTTTTATCACAATACATTAATTTTAATAACGAATTATATTTTATTGTTAGAAGTAGTTCTATTTTTGGAACCAATAGTGTTGGGATAATGAAAACTGATGGAACTATAGCAAATACTGTTCCTGTAAAAGGAATTCATAATGGGAGTAATGCAGGAGGAACTACAGGTATTATTAATTATGGTAGTGAGATTCTATTGGACAACAAGTTATACTTTTCATTTTTTCAAAAAGATTTCAACAGACTTTTTATATGGGAAACCGATGGTACAGAAATTAATACTAATAAAATATACGATTTAAACAATAGTACTTATTTTATTCCATCCGAACTTTCAAAAAAGAATAATTCTCTTATTTTTTGTAGTGGGAATGCTTCTGGAGGAACCTCGTTATTTGATTTAAATGTAATCAATTCGATTTTAACAGAAATTAAAGAATTAGCAAATAACACTCCAAGTCCAAGATTTTTTAGCCCAACAAATAGTTTTACAAAAATAGATCAAATAAATTCTAATCAATTTTTTATTGATGTCTCTCTAGACAGATCTATATCAACAAAAATAGGTTGGGTTTCAGATTTTACAACAAGTTTTACTTCACGAGCTACTTATCTTGATCAAGTAAGATCTGTTTTTTCTTTTAATGATCTTATTTATTTTTCAAAATCATCAACAATGGAAGGTTTTGAATTATGGCGATCAGACGGCAGTCAATCTAATACTTTACTAATTGATAATATTAATAAATCTAATTTTGGTCTTTCACCTACGACAAGTATTTCCGTTTTAAACAAAAGTTTAATTTTTAATACAAATGATGGTCTTATAGGAGATGAACTATGGATTTATAACACCAATAATTCAGAATTAAACCTCTTGAAAGATATTAATATAGGGCCAAATAGTTCAACTCCAAGGGAGCTAACACTCTATAATAATAACATATTTTTTAGTGCCAATGACAATATAAATGGTAACGAGTTATGGAAAACTGATGGATCTGCATCAGGAACATTAATTGCACATAACATAAATCAAAATAACACATCTTCTATTCCGCGTTTTCTCAAAGAGTTTAATAATAGTTTGTATTTCATAGCTAGAAGAGATAATCTTTTTTATTTGTTCAAAAAAACTGAATCTGAGCTTATTACTTTGAAAGATTTAGGGCAAGATTTTAGTGGTGGAGCTATTAGTGCAACTCAATTAGAAACATCAGGTAATTATATTTATTTTTCAACTATCTCTGGCACTTTATGGAGGAGTGATGGAACTGAATCTGGAACTATTATTTTAAAAACTTTTAATGATATTGGCAAAATGATTGATGTTAATGGAACATTATATTTTCCTACATCCTCAAGTGAAACAAACGGTGAAATTGAATTACATAAAAGTGATGGTACAATCGCAGGCACCGTTTTGGTTAAAAATATTGAACCTGGTTTTTCTGCTTTTCCCACCAATTTAACTAATGTAAATGGAGTTATTTATTTTTCTGCAGAAACATCAAATGAAGGAAGAGAGTTATGGAAATCTGATGGAACTGAAAATGGAACTATCCAAGTAACCGATATCAATCCAGGAGTATCTGGTTCAATCTCTAATCCTCAGAGTACAGCAGTAATAACTTTTGCTATTGATCAAAGTTTTAATGTGTTGGAAAATGAAGTTTTTTTTAACGCAAACGACAACGTTAATGGTTCTGAGTTATGGAAATCTGACGGGACTGAATCGGGGACATTATTAGTTAAAGATATAAATAGTGGTTCAACTGGATCTAATCCTTCTGAAATGACAGTTATTAACAATGAGTTATATTTTCAAGCATACGATCAAGAAAATGGAACAGAGTTATGGAAATCAGATGGGTCAACCGCAGGAACAACTTTAATTTCGAATATCCTACCTGGAAATCAAAGTTCACTTCCTAGTAACATTCTAGCAATAGATAATGATTTATTTTTTGCTGCTGAGACTATTAATGATGGTCGACAAATATGGAAGTTTCGAAATGGGGTTACATTAAGTACTTCTGAGTTTTCAAATAATGAGTTAATTTCAATTTACCCTAACCCTGCTCGTGATCTTATACACATTAATACTAGAAGTCAGATAGATAAAATGAATATTTATGATTTAAATGGGAGGTTAATCAAAAGTTATTTTCCAACTTCAAACAGTATTGATATAGCAGAAATTAATCCAGGAATGTACTTAATGGTTTATGTAATAAACGGAACAACTAATACAAAAAAAGTAATTAAAATATAA
- a CDS encoding nucleotidyltransferase family protein encodes MTKTPNIAILILAAGASNRMGIPKQLLPWKHTTLLEHTIETVLELNIEHTFVVLGANIKLMSSKIKSYPIEIIHNINWQNGLGSSIASGAKYIRSLKKTFDGILIVLADQPFIDVTHLNTLIESFLNKKHKIITTSYNKYKEGVPAIFDAVYFKELSNLNNDFGAKELIENEKTNSVMISEDKLTDIDTKDDYNRLI; translated from the coding sequence GTGACTAAAACACCAAACATAGCTATTTTAATCCTTGCTGCTGGAGCATCTAACCGGATGGGGATTCCAAAACAACTTTTACCATGGAAGCATACCACTTTATTAGAGCATACTATTGAAACAGTTTTAGAATTAAATATTGAGCATACGTTTGTAGTTTTAGGCGCAAATATTAAATTGATGAGTTCTAAAATCAAATCTTATCCAATTGAAATTATACATAATATTAATTGGCAAAACGGATTGGGAAGCTCGATTGCTAGTGGGGCAAAATATATTCGAAGCTTAAAAAAAACTTTTGATGGAATTTTAATAGTATTAGCAGATCAACCATTTATAGATGTTACTCACTTAAACACATTAATAGAATCTTTTTTAAATAAGAAACATAAGATTATTACAACTTCTTATAATAAATATAAAGAAGGTGTACCTGCTATTTTTGATGCAGTATATTTTAAAGAGCTATCTAATTTGAATAATGACTTTGGCGCTAAAGAACTGATTGAGAATGAAAAAACTAATTCAGTAATGATTTCTGAAGATAAATTGACAGATATTGATACCAAAGATGATTATAACAGATTAATTTAA
- a CDS encoding XdhC/CoxI family protein: MTHEFKTIVENALLAKQNGLKSVLATVVALDGSSYRRPGVRMLILENGKMIGAVSGGCVEKEVLLQSESVFKTGVSKIMTYDGRYRLGCEGILYILIEQFEVKTDFFEAFQLALKDRIKFNIQSCYIKEEGSNSALGSEVVFKNKIFLISNRIENTKTDISVFKQELPPCFKLMIIGAEHDAVLLCQFANLNGWEVTIVSGPLEQKTIKDFPGAAKFYSVVADMMDVSKIDDQTAIVLMTHNYASDLKYLIHLKNTKPAYLGILGANKRREQLLSQFIEYYPEIDDVFLDCIYAPAGIDIGAETPQEIAVSIISEILSVIRNKKPISLRDKSGGIHD, translated from the coding sequence ATGACTCACGAATTTAAAACTATTGTTGAAAACGCTTTGCTTGCTAAGCAAAACGGACTTAAATCTGTTTTGGCAACTGTTGTAGCACTTGATGGCTCATCGTATCGTAGACCAGGTGTAAGGATGTTGATTTTAGAAAACGGCAAAATGATAGGAGCTGTTAGCGGAGGTTGTGTTGAAAAGGAAGTGTTGTTGCAGTCAGAATCAGTTTTTAAAACGGGCGTGTCTAAAATTATGACCTATGATGGAAGATATCGTTTAGGTTGTGAAGGCATTTTATATATTTTAATTGAGCAATTCGAAGTTAAAACTGACTTTTTTGAAGCTTTTCAATTGGCTTTAAAAGATAGAATAAAGTTCAATATTCAATCATGTTATATAAAAGAAGAAGGGTCTAATTCTGCATTAGGAAGTGAAGTTGTATTTAAAAATAAGATATTCCTAATTTCGAATAGAATAGAGAATACTAAAACTGACATATCTGTTTTTAAGCAAGAGTTACCACCGTGTTTTAAATTGATGATTATTGGTGCAGAACATGATGCAGTTTTATTATGCCAATTTGCGAATTTAAACGGTTGGGAAGTAACAATTGTTTCCGGACCTTTAGAACAAAAAACAATTAAAGACTTTCCTGGAGCGGCAAAATTTTATTCAGTAGTTGCAGATATGATGGATGTTTCTAAAATTGACGATCAAACAGCTATTGTATTAATGACTCATAATTATGCATCGGATTTAAAATATCTAATACATTTAAAAAACACTAAACCTGCTTATTTAGGAATTTTAGGAGCTAATAAACGCCGAGAGCAATTATTATCTCAATTTATAGAGTATTATCCAGAAATAGATGATGTGTTTTTAGATTGTATTTATGCACCAGCGGGGATAGATATTGGCGCAGAAACACCTCAAGAAATTGCGGTATCGATTATCTCAGAAATATTAAGTGTAATTAGAAATAAAAAACCTATTTCATTAAGAGATAAGTCGGGAGGAATTCATGATTAA